From Geothermobacter ehrlichii, the proteins below share one genomic window:
- the nuoL gene encoding NADH-quinone oxidoreductase subunit L, giving the protein MQDYSLIWLIPFFPLVGSIINGLLGKKIKNEKVIGTIATGAIGLSFVVSCMLFFRLLEDPQKVHEVIIASWMSAGKLQIDWGFLLDPLSALMIMVVTGVGSLIHLYSNGYMHGEEGFYRYFSYLNLFCFSMLMLVLGNNALVMFVGWEGVGLCSYLLIGYYFEKKSAGDAAKKAFVVNRVGDFGFLVGLFTLFWALGEHGVWTVQFTKIAENAHLLPAGGVVVTIVTLCFFLGATGKSAQIPLYTWLPDAMEGPTPVSALIHAATMVTAGVYMIGRMNTLFAMAPDTMMVVAIVGAATAIFAASIGLAQNDIKRVLAYSTVSQLGYMFLAMGVGAFSAGIFHLMTHAFFKACLFLGSGSVIHAMHHAYHHAHLHDDPQDMRNMGGLRKKMPITFATFLVSTLAIAGIPGLSGFFSKDEILWWAFSSTRGGWILWLIGFTAAGMTAFYMFRLVFMTFFGEQRTDARAKDHVHESPFVITLPLIVLGALALVGGWIGIPKALGGANHFEHFLAPVFEHTQELFGIHSQHALHAYEFPLMGASIGVALVGIFLAWLMYVKNPGLPAVLVARFKWLYVAIFNKWFVDELYDGLFVNATKRLGRYCWKGFDLPIIDGIVNGTGWLVQGLSRALRFWQTGQIHGYAMTMVIGMVIIVAVYIV; this is encoded by the coding sequence CCTGCATGCTCTTCTTCCGCCTGCTGGAAGACCCGCAGAAGGTGCATGAAGTGATCATCGCCTCGTGGATGAGCGCGGGCAAGCTGCAGATTGACTGGGGCTTCCTGCTCGATCCGCTCTCCGCCCTGATGATCATGGTGGTGACCGGTGTCGGTTCCCTGATCCACCTCTACTCCAACGGCTACATGCACGGCGAGGAAGGGTTCTATCGCTACTTCTCCTACCTGAACCTCTTCTGCTTCTCGATGCTGATGCTGGTCCTGGGCAACAACGCCCTGGTGATGTTCGTCGGCTGGGAAGGTGTCGGTCTCTGCTCCTACCTGCTGATCGGCTACTACTTCGAGAAGAAGAGCGCCGGCGACGCCGCCAAGAAGGCCTTCGTCGTCAACCGTGTCGGTGACTTCGGTTTTCTGGTCGGCCTGTTCACCCTCTTCTGGGCCCTGGGCGAGCATGGCGTGTGGACGGTGCAGTTTACCAAGATCGCCGAAAACGCTCACCTGCTGCCCGCCGGGGGCGTGGTGGTGACCATCGTCACCCTCTGCTTCTTCCTTGGCGCCACCGGCAAGTCGGCGCAGATTCCGCTCTACACCTGGCTTCCGGACGCCATGGAAGGTCCGACCCCGGTTTCGGCCCTGATCCACGCCGCCACCATGGTCACCGCCGGTGTCTACATGATCGGCCGGATGAACACCCTGTTCGCCATGGCTCCCGACACCATGATGGTCGTGGCCATCGTCGGTGCCGCCACCGCCATCTTCGCCGCCTCCATCGGCCTGGCGCAGAACGACATCAAGCGTGTGCTGGCCTATTCGACCGTCTCCCAGCTCGGCTACATGTTCCTGGCCATGGGCGTCGGCGCCTTTTCCGCCGGCATCTTCCACCTGATGACCCATGCCTTCTTCAAGGCCTGCCTCTTCCTCGGCTCCGGCTCGGTCATCCACGCCATGCACCACGCCTATCATCATGCCCATCTGCATGACGATCCTCAGGATATGCGGAACATGGGCGGGCTGCGCAAGAAGATGCCGATTACCTTCGCGACCTTCCTTGTGTCGACCCTGGCGATCGCCGGCATTCCTGGCCTGTCGGGCTTCTTCTCCAAGGACGAGATCCTCTGGTGGGCCTTCTCCTCGACCCGCGGCGGCTGGATTCTCTGGCTGATCGGCTTCACCGCCGCCGGCATGACCGCCTTCTACATGTTCCGCCTGGTCTTCATGACCTTCTTCGGCGAGCAGCGGACCGATGCCCGGGCCAAGGACCACGTGCACGAGTCGCCGTTCGTCATCACCCTGCCGCTGATCGTTCTCGGCGCGCTGGCGCTGGTCGGCGGCTGGATAGGCATTCCGAAGGCGCTGGGCGGCGCCAACCACTTCGAGCATTTCCTGGCGCCGGTCTTCGAGCATACCCAGGAGCTGTTCGGCATCCACAGCCAGCATGCCCTGCACGCCTACGAGTTCCCGCTGATGGGCGCCTCCATCGGTGTGGCCCTGGTCGGCATCTTCCTCGCCTGGCTGATGTACGTGAAGAACCCCGGCCTGCCGGCGGTGCTGGTGGCCCGGTTCAAGTGGCTCTACGTGGCGATCTTCAACAAGTGGTTCGTCGACGAGCTCTATGACGGCCTGTTCGTCAACGCCACCAAGCGGCTCGGCCGCTACTGCTGGAAAGGGTTCGACCTGCCGATCATCGACGGCATCGTCAACGGCACGGGCTGGCTGGTACAGGGCCTGAGCCGCGCCCTGCGGTTCTGGCAGACCGGCCAGATCCACGGTTACGCCATGACCATGGTCATCGGCATGGTCATCATCGTCGCCGTCTATATCGTCTGA